A portion of the Ailuropoda melanoleuca isolate Jingjing chromosome 18, ASM200744v2, whole genome shotgun sequence genome contains these proteins:
- the GOT1L1 gene encoding putative aspartate aminotransferase, cytoplasmic 2 yields the protein MPTLSVFMDVPLAQKLEGSLLKTYKQDDCPNKIFLAFRVCMTSEGHPWVSSVVPKIRQQIAQDPSLNYEYMPVKGMKSFTEASLQLLFGKHNQVIVENRVGGVHTVGDNGAFQLGAQFLKIWRKDSQIVYIISSKKEPYGLVFQDMGFTVCEYSFWDSKQLCMDPNVLLDVVEQAPHGCIFVIGNIGDCSLTQSQWARLMARLKSKQIFPFFDIPNQGLSTGDLEEDTGFLQYFVSQDFEFFCSQSLSKTFGIYDEGVGILVVVALNNQLLLCVLSQLMKLTQALWLNPPTTGARIITSILCNPALQEEWKQSLKGLVENIMLVKEKVKEKLRLLGTPGSWDHITDQNGPHSYLGLNSQQVEYLVKKKHIYLPKNGRINFTCINAYNIDYITQSIHEAVLSTKGSE from the exons ATGCCTACCCTTTCGGTGTTCATGGATGTGCCCTTAGCCCAGAAGCTAGAAGGCAGCTTGTTAAAGACCTACAAGCAAGACGATTGTCCTAACAAGATTTTCCTGGCCTTTAGAG TCTGCATGACCAGTGAAGGCCATCCCTGGGTGTCTTCCGTGGTGCCCAAGATCCGACAGCAGATCGCACAGGATCCCTCTCTGAACTACGAGTACATGCCAGTGAAGGGCATGAAATCGTTCACTGAGGCCTCCTTGCAACTCCTCTTCGGAAAGCACAACCAAGTCATTGTGGAGAACAGG GTAGGGGGTGTGCACACGGTTGGTGACAACGGTGCCTTCCAACTTGGGGCCCAGTTCCTCAAAATCTGGCGTAAAGATTCTCAAATAGTTTacattatttcttctaaaaaag AGCCCTACGGACTCGTCTTCCAGGACATGGGCTTTACAGTTTGTGAAtactccttctgggactccaagcAGCTGTGCATGGACCCCAACGTGCTCCTCGATGTGGTGGAG CAGGCCCCGCATGGCTGTATCTTTGTGATTGGGAACATTGGTGACTGCAGCTTGACACAAAGTCAGTGGGCAAGGTTGATGGCCAGGTTGAAG AGCAAGCAGATATTCCCATTTTTTGACATTCCCAATCAAGGTCTATCCACTGGGGACTTGGAAGAAGATACTGGATTCTTACAGTACTTTGTGTCTCAAGACTTTGAGTTCTTTTGCAGCCAGTCTCTGTCCAAGACTTTTGGCATCTATG ATGAAGGAGTAGGGATCCTGGTCGTGGTGGCACTCAACAACCAGCTTCTGCTATGCGTCCTCTCCCAACTGATGAAACTCACCCAGGCCCTGTGGCTAAACCCTCCTACTACGGGTGCTCGCATTATCACCTCCATCCTCTGTAACCCTGCTCTTCAGGAAGAATG GAAGCAGAGTCTGAAAGGGCTTGTAGAGAACATCATGCTGGTTAAGGAAAAGGTGAAGGAGAAGCTCCGGCTCCTGGGAacccctggatcctgggatcacatcACAGACCAGAATGGGCCCCATAGCTATCTGGGACTCAACT CCCAACAGGTGGAATACCTGGTCAAGAAAAAGCATATCTACCTCCCCAAGAATGGTCGCATCAACTTCACCTGTATCAATGCCTACAACATAGATTATATCACTCAGAGCATCCATGAGGCTGTCCTCTCCACCAAGGGCTCAGAGTAA